One Ictalurus furcatus strain D&B chromosome 25, Billie_1.0, whole genome shotgun sequence DNA window includes the following coding sequences:
- the nhsl1b gene encoding NHS-like protein 1 isoform X3, translating into MPFHERTVEPRRLCRLKAEEDGHGAVLFASLDEVSSRALSMLLRQLSDVSRHASDIFRGLELQAVLVFQRSSRIQQRLDSLHTAVSQLNPKQVQIHCDKLRKDGFRSSQYYSQGPTFSGSGHSRNSQLEDEDEDDVDDKSTASSAEEYKSSGAMRAHTALKAEEAEVDGQEVCFTPLPTPEEKMRQQAQAILTDIVPINVTAKGRGGELRPQSMFIPGQYSTLERSASVCSTLRHSETRDSGCQTEEVKIVPPSVRRIRAQRGQGIAAQMSGMSTSATNIATGPHDHSPGSPVHVMGPRFNGDPQRFHSLPRGARVSLNAELLNRSTSCRPENSAGPPPRQIGKFQVDETAVHMRNAPRTSTSARPKSQEVRGSHGDWGTACVVSPLAAYSTSLIPNATLSCSAEVIALHATSSPGQQLHSRPLRMSSSVNGESSTSVATSAETDMQEAGQSNSSLNSQSTIAAGTALSDEQWIYDTPENVSPRRPLTSSCSTPINHLYNSLERSSKGTDSSSLFSMDNDGYYTSMHLDSGLRPKGHSIAGRAARHSMYECIGQPGDCSSVSSDQSLSRSISLRKSKKPPLPPARTDSLQRKPKNKNAVNASNGSVLNESLIATLQQSLQNGLKGKGSLTSPSQSPCSDYEDPWMLRPRSQSSLSAGSSGVSAAGVGNVYSICHVTPLHSDTSSLRSDYAESWGYYMDYPRLQSDQAQSPVHTNSVSNGGQPGIMPNGQHIHNDIQTTLPPAKGNMSEKPQVNTSSPDRVHRLTSPSSGYSSQSNTPTAGTPVPSFMRSMSPSGCKPKPRVPERKSSLLSSVSISSSSTSLSSNTSDSVRNNITPLPPPLHHSTLSLSPLSPEPFPPPLPPYSPVCTPSGTFPPPPAPPLPNTPQHEVSLSPLSINSSPEFPPPPPPEVLNDPSMLHNGSFSPTLHPPLPPPPPLFPPTVNAHIPPQPPSLPTLTPIIPSSASLKGIKDRLKPVKSERKSVSVRSEEVGKSAMPLITPFALQSVQLRSVKQPEGIEDSSKSQEVETEQPTTTKPGTTDTRKKSHHLTVLPQASCPAAERNGTLQSPSSENIITEDKKQVEIPLYKTKSGEEMPYEATNYPSSAFMSHKAEVDGTEREERTPQNTTPKKKPPVFAKKPKFPIVFAVEPELIVEDKQTLADEQDSSPRVFSNVKQEVTSHEPNPDVQESPSVEEIEKDDDKPPTEIFTFESSPCPTDGQVEELSQTPIIQEASVSVDDARSTSDGEEEENGEDDEDALSSTAGSVCSKDDGDVFESSASDSPQTPSINGDVVEDMVTPTRPRTTEDLFAVIHRSKRKVLGRRESEDERVRGQSSPPVTPTGPTPSLSSTLPRQTGSIQRSLRKSATSSDTFKALLLKKGSRSEGSFRMSATEMLRTTDPRFQRTRSLESSLEPTSPAAGLDSPCASPGRCKRVPEDWPRNESTLPRYSPCSPLSPSSGLGPKYGRSRTPPSAASSKYNSRSRILSSPMTVICEREGELTESGEGLDEPCPVSSTPIPQDSNGTLCDGET; encoded by the exons ATTGTGATAAGCTGAGGAAGGATGGCTTCCGCAGTTCCCAGTACTACTCGCAGGGCCCCACCTTCTCAGGCTCAGGCCACTCCCGCAACAGCCAACTggaggacgaggacgaggatgatgttgatgataaG TCGACTGCCTCGTCTGCAGAAGAGTACAAGAGCTCCGGTGCAATGAGGGCACACACTGCTTTAAAGGCTGAGGAGGCTGAGGTGGATGGGCAGGAGGTATGCTTCACGCCCTTACCCACTCCTGAGGAAAAGATGAGACAACAAGCTCAAGCCATTCTGACTGACATTGTCCCCATCAACGTCACAG CTAAAGGACGAGGAGGGGAGCTCCGACCACAGTCCATGTTTATTCCTGGACAGTATTCCACACTGGAACGTTCTGCCAGTGTGTGTTCTACGCTGAGGCACTCCGAGACGAGGGATTCTGGCTGCCAGACCGAAGAGGTAAAAATCGTTCCACCATCTGTGAGGAGGATCCGAGCACAGAGAGGCCAAGGAATCGCTGCTCAGATGTCTGGCATGTCTACATCCGCCACCAATATAGCTACAGGTCCACACGACCATTCCCCTGGATCTCCTGTGCATGTCATGGGTCCTCGATTTAATGGTGATCCCCAACGCTTCCATAGCTTGCCACGGGGTGCACGGGTTTCTCTGAATGCAGAGCTCCTGAACAGAAGTACTTCGTGTAGGCCAGAGAATAGTGCTGGACCACCACCTCGGCAGATCGGAAAGTTCCAAGTTGATGAGACCGCAGTTCACATGAGGAACGCCCCGAGGACTAGCACTTCAGCCCGCCCGAAATCCCAGGAGGTAAGGGGATCACATGGGGACTGGGGGACTGCCTGTGTGGTTTCTCCCCTTGCAGCATACTCAACGTCACTCATCCCAAATGCAACGTTGTCATGTTCGGCTGAGGTGATTGCCCTTCACGCTACGTCTAGCCCAGGGCAGCAACTGCATTCAAGGCCACTCAGGATGTCCTCGAGTGTCAATGGAGAAAGCTCCACCAGTGTGGCCACCAGTGCTGAGACAGACATGCAGGAAGCTGGTCAGTCCAATAGCAGCTTAAATAGCCAAAGTACAATCGCTGCAGGAACAGCATTATCAGATGAGCAGTGGATTTATGACACCCCTGAGAATGTGTCGCCCAGAAGACCACTCACTTCCAGCTGCTCCACTCCCATCAATCATCTCTACAACAGCTTGGAGCGCTCCTCTAAAGGTACAGACTCCAGTTCACTCTTCTCCATGGACAATGATGGTTATTACACCTCCATGCATTTGGACTCAGGTCTGAGGCCAAAAGGACATAGCATTGCAGGCAGGGCAGCACGGCATAGTATGTACGAGTGCATTGGCCAGCCAGGAGACTGTAGCAGCGTTTCTAGTGATCAGTCACTGTCCCGATCTATTTCCCTTCGTAAGTCTAAGAAGCCACCCCTCCCTCCAGCACGCACAGACTCGCTGCAGCGTAAACCTAAGAATAAAAATGCTGTTAATGCTAGCAATGGCTCAGTCCTTAACGAGTCACTGATTGCTACGCTTCAGCAGTCCCTGCAGAATGGGTTGAAAGGGAAAGGGTCTTTGACCTCACCATCTCAAAGCCCTTGCAGTGACTACGAGGACCCCTGGATGTTGCGGCCTAGGAGCCAGAGCAGTTTAAGTGCAGGCAGTAGCGGTGTGTCGGCCGCAGGGGTGGGTAACGTTTATTCCATCTGTCATGTCACACCACTGCACAGTGACACCAGCAGCCTGCGTTCTGACTACGCAGAGTCTTGGGGCTATTATATGGATTACCCTCGTCTGCAGAGCGATCAGGCACAGTCACCAGTACATACTAACTCGGTATCTAATGGAGGACAGCCAGGTATTATGCCAAATGGACAACATATCCACAATGATATTCAGACAACCCTTCCTCCTGCTAAGGGGAATATGTCAGAAAAGCCTCAGGTAAACACATCGTCCCCAGACAGGGTGCATCGTTTAACCTCCCCTTCAAGTGGATATTCGAGTCAGTCCAACACGCCAACGGCTGGTACCCCTGTTCCCTCTTTCATGAGGTCCATGTCACCTTCTGGTTGTAAGCCCAAGCCACGTGTGCCTGAAAGGAAGTCCTCTTTGCTCTCCTCGGTGTCCATCTCCTCTTCTTCAACATCTTTATCCTCGAACACTTCAGATTCTGTTAGGAACAACATCACCCCTCTACCTCCGCCACTGCATCATTCAACACTGTCCCTTTCACCACTCAGCCCTGAACCTTTCCCTCCACCTCTTCCTCCCTACAGTCCTGTGTGCACTCCAAGTGGAACCTTTCCACCTCCACCTGCTCCTCCTTTACCCAACACCCCACAGCATGAAGTATCCTTGAGCCCCCTCTCTATAAATTCCTCTCCAGAatttccacctcctcctcctccagagGTATTGAATGACCCCAGCATGCTACATAATGGATCTTTTAGCCCCACTCTTCATCCACCCCTGCCTCCACCACCTCCcctgtttcctcccactgtaAATGCTCACATTCCCCCACAACCCCCATCCTTGCCCACCTTGACTCCAATTATACCTTCTTCTGCAAGCTTAAAGGGAATTAAAGATAGACTCAAACCGGTGAAATCGGAGAGAAAGTCAGTTTCCGTTCGCTCTGAAGAGGTCGGCAAGTCTGCCATGCCACTAATAACCCCATTCGCCCTCCAAAGTGTGCAGCTTCGGTCAGTCAAACAACCAGAGGGTATTGAGGACAGCAGTAAATCTCAAGAGGTGGAAACCGAAcagcctactactactaagcCTGGCACAACAGATACACGTAAAAAGTCACACCACCTGACTGTTTTGCCCCAGGCTTCCTGCCCTGCTGCTGAAAGAAATGGAACATTACAATCTCCATCATCGGAGAATATAATCACCGAAGACAAAAAACAAGTAGAAATACCACTTTATAAGACAAAATCAGGAGAAGAAATGCCCTACGAGGCCACTAATTACCCTTCGAGCGCTTTCATGAGTCATAAAGCTGAGGTGGATGGtacagagagggaggagagaacACCACAAAACACCACGCCCAAGAAAAAACCTCCCGTGTTCGCCAAGAAGCCCAAATTTCCCATCGTCTTTGCCGTCGAACCCGAGCTTATCGTAGAGGACAAGCAGACACTGGCCGACGAGCAGGATTCCTCTCCTCGAGTGTTTTCAAACGTTAAACAAGAGGTGACCAGTCATGAACCAAACCCAGACGTTCAGGAATCCCCGTCTGTGGAGGAGATCGAGAAGGACGATGACAAACCTCCCACTGAGATTTTCACGTTTGAAAGTAGCCCGTGTCCAACTGATGGTCAGGTTGAGGAACTCTCCCAGACTCCCATCATTCAGGAAGCATCCGTGTCTGTTGATGATGCAAGGAGCACTTCAGacggagaagaggaagaaaacggAGAAGATGATGAAGACGCATTAAGTAGCACTGCAGGATCAGTCTGCTCCAAAGATGACG GTGACGTGTTCGAGTCCAGCGCGTCAGACTCCCCGCAGACTCCCAGCATTAACGGTGACGTCGTCGAAGACATGGTGACTCCCACGCGGCCCCGTACCACGGAGGACCTCTTCGCAGTCATTCACAG GTCCAAGCGAAAGGTCCTGGGTCGTAGGGAGTCTGAGGACGAGCGGGTGCGAGGTCAGTCGTCTCCTCCAGTCACACCGACGGGACCAACTCCTTCCCTCAGCTCGACTCTGCCTCGTCAGACGGGTTCTATCCAGCGCAGCCTGCGCAAATCAGCCACCAGCAGTGACACCTTTAAGGCGCTGCTGCTGAAGAAGGGCAGCCGCTCAGAAGGCAGCTTTCGCATGTCCGCTACCGAGATGCTCCGCACAACCGACCCACGATTCCAGAGGACTCGATCTCTGGAGTCCTCTCTGGAGCCGACTTCACCTGCAGCGGGCCTGGACAGCCCCTGCGCTTCCCCTGGTCGCTGCAAGAGGGTGCCAGAGGACTGGCCCCGGAATGAGTCCACACTGCCACGTTACTCTCCGTGTTCCCCCTTGTCCCCTTCCTCCGGGCTCGGGCCGAAGTACGGCCGATCCCGCACACCACCCTCTGCTGCCAGCAGCAAGTACAATTCCCGGAGTCGAATCCTGAGCAGCCCCATGACCGTCAtctgtgagagggagggagagctaACTGAGAGCGGAGAGGGGCTGGATGAACCATGTCCCGTTTCCTCCACTCCAATCCCTCAAGACTCGAATGGCACTTTATGTGACGGGGAGACTTAA
- the nhsl1b gene encoding NHS-like protein 1 isoform X1, whose amino-acid sequence MPFHERTVEPRRLCRLKAEEDGHGAVLFASLDEVSSRALSMLLRQLSDVSRHASDIFRGLELQAVLVFQRSSRIQQRLDSLHTAVSQLNPKQVQIPVSNLDEESKWTVHYTAPWHQQENVFLPASRPACVEELHRQAKVNLKTSLRDCDKLRKDGFRSSQYYSQGPTFSGSGHSRNSQLEDEDEDDVDDKSTASSAEEYKSSGAMRAHTALKAEEAEVDGQEVCFTPLPTPEEKMRQQAQAILTDIVPINVTAKGRGGELRPQSMFIPGQYSTLERSASVCSTLRHSETRDSGCQTEEVKIVPPSVRRIRAQRGQGIAAQMSGMSTSATNIATGPHDHSPGSPVHVMGPRFNGDPQRFHSLPRGARVSLNAELLNRSTSCRPENSAGPPPRQIGKFQVDETAVHMRNAPRTSTSARPKSQEVRGSHGDWGTACVVSPLAAYSTSLIPNATLSCSAEVIALHATSSPGQQLHSRPLRMSSSVNGESSTSVATSAETDMQEAGQSNSSLNSQSTIAAGTALSDEQWIYDTPENVSPRRPLTSSCSTPINHLYNSLERSSKGTDSSSLFSMDNDGYYTSMHLDSGLRPKGHSIAGRAARHSMYECIGQPGDCSSVSSDQSLSRSISLRKSKKPPLPPARTDSLQRKPKNKNAVNASNGSVLNESLIATLQQSLQNGLKGKGSLTSPSQSPCSDYEDPWMLRPRSQSSLSAGSSGVSAAGVGNVYSICHVTPLHSDTSSLRSDYAESWGYYMDYPRLQSDQAQSPVHTNSVSNGGQPGIMPNGQHIHNDIQTTLPPAKGNMSEKPQVNTSSPDRVHRLTSPSSGYSSQSNTPTAGTPVPSFMRSMSPSGCKPKPRVPERKSSLLSSVSISSSSTSLSSNTSDSVRNNITPLPPPLHHSTLSLSPLSPEPFPPPLPPYSPVCTPSGTFPPPPAPPLPNTPQHEVSLSPLSINSSPEFPPPPPPEVLNDPSMLHNGSFSPTLHPPLPPPPPLFPPTVNAHIPPQPPSLPTLTPIIPSSASLKGIKDRLKPVKSERKSVSVRSEEVGKSAMPLITPFALQSVQLRSVKQPEGIEDSSKSQEVETEQPTTTKPGTTDTRKKSHHLTVLPQASCPAAERNGTLQSPSSENIITEDKKQVEIPLYKTKSGEEMPYEATNYPSSAFMSHKAEVDGTEREERTPQNTTPKKKPPVFAKKPKFPIVFAVEPELIVEDKQTLADEQDSSPRVFSNVKQEVTSHEPNPDVQESPSVEEIEKDDDKPPTEIFTFESSPCPTDGQVEELSQTPIIQEASVSVDDARSTSDGEEEENGEDDEDALSSTAGSVCSKDDGDVFESSASDSPQTPSINGDVVEDMVTPTRPRTTEDLFAVIHRSKRKVLGRRESEDERVRGQSSPPVTPTGPTPSLSSTLPRQTGSIQRSLRKSATSSDTFKALLLKKGSRSEGSFRMSATEMLRTTDPRFQRTRSLESSLEPTSPAAGLDSPCASPGRCKRVPEDWPRNESTLPRYSPCSPLSPSSGLGPKYGRSRTPPSAASSKYNSRSRILSSPMTVICEREGELTESGEGLDEPCPVSSTPIPQDSNGTLCDGET is encoded by the exons ATTGTGATAAGCTGAGGAAGGATGGCTTCCGCAGTTCCCAGTACTACTCGCAGGGCCCCACCTTCTCAGGCTCAGGCCACTCCCGCAACAGCCAACTggaggacgaggacgaggatgatgttgatgataaG TCGACTGCCTCGTCTGCAGAAGAGTACAAGAGCTCCGGTGCAATGAGGGCACACACTGCTTTAAAGGCTGAGGAGGCTGAGGTGGATGGGCAGGAGGTATGCTTCACGCCCTTACCCACTCCTGAGGAAAAGATGAGACAACAAGCTCAAGCCATTCTGACTGACATTGTCCCCATCAACGTCACAG CTAAAGGACGAGGAGGGGAGCTCCGACCACAGTCCATGTTTATTCCTGGACAGTATTCCACACTGGAACGTTCTGCCAGTGTGTGTTCTACGCTGAGGCACTCCGAGACGAGGGATTCTGGCTGCCAGACCGAAGAGGTAAAAATCGTTCCACCATCTGTGAGGAGGATCCGAGCACAGAGAGGCCAAGGAATCGCTGCTCAGATGTCTGGCATGTCTACATCCGCCACCAATATAGCTACAGGTCCACACGACCATTCCCCTGGATCTCCTGTGCATGTCATGGGTCCTCGATTTAATGGTGATCCCCAACGCTTCCATAGCTTGCCACGGGGTGCACGGGTTTCTCTGAATGCAGAGCTCCTGAACAGAAGTACTTCGTGTAGGCCAGAGAATAGTGCTGGACCACCACCTCGGCAGATCGGAAAGTTCCAAGTTGATGAGACCGCAGTTCACATGAGGAACGCCCCGAGGACTAGCACTTCAGCCCGCCCGAAATCCCAGGAGGTAAGGGGATCACATGGGGACTGGGGGACTGCCTGTGTGGTTTCTCCCCTTGCAGCATACTCAACGTCACTCATCCCAAATGCAACGTTGTCATGTTCGGCTGAGGTGATTGCCCTTCACGCTACGTCTAGCCCAGGGCAGCAACTGCATTCAAGGCCACTCAGGATGTCCTCGAGTGTCAATGGAGAAAGCTCCACCAGTGTGGCCACCAGTGCTGAGACAGACATGCAGGAAGCTGGTCAGTCCAATAGCAGCTTAAATAGCCAAAGTACAATCGCTGCAGGAACAGCATTATCAGATGAGCAGTGGATTTATGACACCCCTGAGAATGTGTCGCCCAGAAGACCACTCACTTCCAGCTGCTCCACTCCCATCAATCATCTCTACAACAGCTTGGAGCGCTCCTCTAAAGGTACAGACTCCAGTTCACTCTTCTCCATGGACAATGATGGTTATTACACCTCCATGCATTTGGACTCAGGTCTGAGGCCAAAAGGACATAGCATTGCAGGCAGGGCAGCACGGCATAGTATGTACGAGTGCATTGGCCAGCCAGGAGACTGTAGCAGCGTTTCTAGTGATCAGTCACTGTCCCGATCTATTTCCCTTCGTAAGTCTAAGAAGCCACCCCTCCCTCCAGCACGCACAGACTCGCTGCAGCGTAAACCTAAGAATAAAAATGCTGTTAATGCTAGCAATGGCTCAGTCCTTAACGAGTCACTGATTGCTACGCTTCAGCAGTCCCTGCAGAATGGGTTGAAAGGGAAAGGGTCTTTGACCTCACCATCTCAAAGCCCTTGCAGTGACTACGAGGACCCCTGGATGTTGCGGCCTAGGAGCCAGAGCAGTTTAAGTGCAGGCAGTAGCGGTGTGTCGGCCGCAGGGGTGGGTAACGTTTATTCCATCTGTCATGTCACACCACTGCACAGTGACACCAGCAGCCTGCGTTCTGACTACGCAGAGTCTTGGGGCTATTATATGGATTACCCTCGTCTGCAGAGCGATCAGGCACAGTCACCAGTACATACTAACTCGGTATCTAATGGAGGACAGCCAGGTATTATGCCAAATGGACAACATATCCACAATGATATTCAGACAACCCTTCCTCCTGCTAAGGGGAATATGTCAGAAAAGCCTCAGGTAAACACATCGTCCCCAGACAGGGTGCATCGTTTAACCTCCCCTTCAAGTGGATATTCGAGTCAGTCCAACACGCCAACGGCTGGTACCCCTGTTCCCTCTTTCATGAGGTCCATGTCACCTTCTGGTTGTAAGCCCAAGCCACGTGTGCCTGAAAGGAAGTCCTCTTTGCTCTCCTCGGTGTCCATCTCCTCTTCTTCAACATCTTTATCCTCGAACACTTCAGATTCTGTTAGGAACAACATCACCCCTCTACCTCCGCCACTGCATCATTCAACACTGTCCCTTTCACCACTCAGCCCTGAACCTTTCCCTCCACCTCTTCCTCCCTACAGTCCTGTGTGCACTCCAAGTGGAACCTTTCCACCTCCACCTGCTCCTCCTTTACCCAACACCCCACAGCATGAAGTATCCTTGAGCCCCCTCTCTATAAATTCCTCTCCAGAatttccacctcctcctcctccagagGTATTGAATGACCCCAGCATGCTACATAATGGATCTTTTAGCCCCACTCTTCATCCACCCCTGCCTCCACCACCTCCcctgtttcctcccactgtaAATGCTCACATTCCCCCACAACCCCCATCCTTGCCCACCTTGACTCCAATTATACCTTCTTCTGCAAGCTTAAAGGGAATTAAAGATAGACTCAAACCGGTGAAATCGGAGAGAAAGTCAGTTTCCGTTCGCTCTGAAGAGGTCGGCAAGTCTGCCATGCCACTAATAACCCCATTCGCCCTCCAAAGTGTGCAGCTTCGGTCAGTCAAACAACCAGAGGGTATTGAGGACAGCAGTAAATCTCAAGAGGTGGAAACCGAAcagcctactactactaagcCTGGCACAACAGATACACGTAAAAAGTCACACCACCTGACTGTTTTGCCCCAGGCTTCCTGCCCTGCTGCTGAAAGAAATGGAACATTACAATCTCCATCATCGGAGAATATAATCACCGAAGACAAAAAACAAGTAGAAATACCACTTTATAAGACAAAATCAGGAGAAGAAATGCCCTACGAGGCCACTAATTACCCTTCGAGCGCTTTCATGAGTCATAAAGCTGAGGTGGATGGtacagagagggaggagagaacACCACAAAACACCACGCCCAAGAAAAAACCTCCCGTGTTCGCCAAGAAGCCCAAATTTCCCATCGTCTTTGCCGTCGAACCCGAGCTTATCGTAGAGGACAAGCAGACACTGGCCGACGAGCAGGATTCCTCTCCTCGAGTGTTTTCAAACGTTAAACAAGAGGTGACCAGTCATGAACCAAACCCAGACGTTCAGGAATCCCCGTCTGTGGAGGAGATCGAGAAGGACGATGACAAACCTCCCACTGAGATTTTCACGTTTGAAAGTAGCCCGTGTCCAACTGATGGTCAGGTTGAGGAACTCTCCCAGACTCCCATCATTCAGGAAGCATCCGTGTCTGTTGATGATGCAAGGAGCACTTCAGacggagaagaggaagaaaacggAGAAGATGATGAAGACGCATTAAGTAGCACTGCAGGATCAGTCTGCTCCAAAGATGACG GTGACGTGTTCGAGTCCAGCGCGTCAGACTCCCCGCAGACTCCCAGCATTAACGGTGACGTCGTCGAAGACATGGTGACTCCCACGCGGCCCCGTACCACGGAGGACCTCTTCGCAGTCATTCACAG GTCCAAGCGAAAGGTCCTGGGTCGTAGGGAGTCTGAGGACGAGCGGGTGCGAGGTCAGTCGTCTCCTCCAGTCACACCGACGGGACCAACTCCTTCCCTCAGCTCGACTCTGCCTCGTCAGACGGGTTCTATCCAGCGCAGCCTGCGCAAATCAGCCACCAGCAGTGACACCTTTAAGGCGCTGCTGCTGAAGAAGGGCAGCCGCTCAGAAGGCAGCTTTCGCATGTCCGCTACCGAGATGCTCCGCACAACCGACCCACGATTCCAGAGGACTCGATCTCTGGAGTCCTCTCTGGAGCCGACTTCACCTGCAGCGGGCCTGGACAGCCCCTGCGCTTCCCCTGGTCGCTGCAAGAGGGTGCCAGAGGACTGGCCCCGGAATGAGTCCACACTGCCACGTTACTCTCCGTGTTCCCCCTTGTCCCCTTCCTCCGGGCTCGGGCCGAAGTACGGCCGATCCCGCACACCACCCTCTGCTGCCAGCAGCAAGTACAATTCCCGGAGTCGAATCCTGAGCAGCCCCATGACCGTCAtctgtgagagggagggagagctaACTGAGAGCGGAGAGGGGCTGGATGAACCATGTCCCGTTTCCTCCACTCCAATCCCTCAAGACTCGAATGGCACTTTATGTGACGGGGAGACTTAA